The nucleotide sequence ttttctattaaccctgtttttgttgtcattttttacACTAAACATCCTGCGACTGCGACCTTGGCTAAGTACAGCgaaggttttttcttttttttctccgtaAAAGGGCTTTTTTGCAAAAGTTCTTAATGCTACTTTGTTCTTGTAATTTCACAACTTTATTATTGTAATATTATGAgtttattctcataatatttcgactttattttaataatttcacccccaatgaagaaaaataaatcccacCCGCCAGAAGGGTTCTTCtgtgttattttgggggtcgcaagctgaaaagtttggaaacCCCCAGTTTAGgccaacaaaacagaaaaatgtttgaCCCATAAAGCTGTGAAACTGTAcacatttcccttttttattgaGGCAACCATCTGAGACACTTATACACTCACAGTCTTCAAATGGAGTAAAACCCACAGCTTTTAGAAAGGTCAAAACCACTATTCTACCGACCGGATCACAATCAGCGCTATGGGTCATCCAAGAGAGCAGCCTTCAGTCTATTATATATGATAATGGCCAGAGTGTAGCCCAATTTCAAACCCGCAATCCACCGGCAAGCCGGACCTGGAGAGAGTTGATCAAAGAAAAGGCCAACAGGCCCATAGTAACTCTTGAGGAGCACAGATCCAAAGTTCAGGTGGAAAAATATGTTGACGTCACAAAAATGAGTCAGACACTGGGTGCTCggatcagatgagaccaaaattaaacttgTTGGTCTACAAGCAGAGTGATATGAGTGGAAGAAAGCTCACACCGCGCATCACTCTGAACTCACCGTCCAcactgtcaaacatggtggtagcagcGTTATGCTGTGGGGAGTCTTTTCTTCTGGAAAGTGGcgtatgaatactttagcaaggctGTGAatagcaggggggggggggggggggggggggggtatgagAAAAGGGCTTTAAAGTGTGGGTGAACACTGCGTTTGGATGCACTtcatgtatttaaatgtttttgttgttgctctgtCAGGGTGAGAAAGGGGACCCGGGTCTAATGGGGTTGCCTGGATCTAGAGGACCAATTGGGCCACGGGTATGATCCATATTTAAAGCACCGGTGCCaactttgctctttttttttttttttttttaaatgttgtctcATCCTTTTGAATCTCTTTAATCCTAGGGTTTACCCGGGTACAAAGGGGAAAAGGTACGTGATCATTTAATTCACTCTCCCTCAGGAGGAGATTTCAGACGTTCTGAAGCGCGCCGTTTCTTCTCTGTCAGGGTTCTCGAGGTGATCGAGGGGAGCATGGACTCAAAGGAGACAAGGTGAGCGCGGCGCGCCGGCAGAGGTTTGCGTCAGTGTGCCGCATGAAAACAGGAGTTCATGATATCTGCTGTTCCCTGTCCGCAGGGCGCCGCTGGCTTCCCAGGAATGCTCGGACAAAAGGtgagtacactgcaaaaagagaactaaaaataagtaaaattttctggaaattaatgtatttctcctggatttgagcaggtgaataagattatttgccaaaggaaagagtatttttacccctaaaaaaagataattaggcatactacacttgaaataagttgatcgagatgaattattcctattttaagtgtaaaaatcttattccattggcaaataatcttatttacctgctcgaatCAAAGAataatactctcatttcaagaaatattttcttatttttagcactatttttgcagtgtaagcctCTAGCAAGCAGAGTTTTATGCTTTGCTCGCTCAGAAGTacaatttaaatcttttttttttttttttttgtgtgggggTAATTTATGTATGATTTCTTGTGCAGGGTGAAATGGGTCCAAAAGGAGAGCCTGGGATCTCAGGAAACAGAGGACCTACAGGCCGACCTGGAAAGAGAGGAAAACAGGTGAGGcgtttgtgtaaaaaaaaaaaaaaacatttttggatcGGCTTTACTTTTTACTAACACCTCGGAAACTGTGGGCACCACCAACAAAATAAGGAAATGGATCAGTGGCACCTGAAGGGTAGAAATATAGTTACAGTGAGCCCACAAACCAAAGAGAGGCATCGAGTGTGGGCGATCGGACAAAAGTAGCGCTCAATCGGGGGatcctgaaaacatttaaagatggtCGCTTGAGAAAAAGAAGCGGATTTTAGTCGTGTCTCGTGACGTGGCTTTTTAGAAAACAGCTAAAGGACTGAGCTGAAACTCCGGATGGTGAAAGTGCGCCACTTCCTAGCTACAGgattttctgattggctgagagcaAGAAAAGCAGCGCATATTCAATCTGTCTGCGATAAAAAGCTGCGCTTCCTTCAATCGAGTCGAAGGTTCAGACACACGTGTCGCCCCTTCAGTCTCACCTTCGAGCGTATATTCCCATGCACAATGAAAGTTGATGAAGgcattaatcacattttttttatctgtatgaattaaaacaccaaaaatgcATGATGAAGGCTCACCTGAACTGATTTCTCTTTatctgtctgtttgtttgttttcatctggGTCTGTACATCCCTCAGAGGTCTTGTCCACTGGTTACATCACAAAATCTGTTTCAGTGCAGTTTCAAAATAgtcaaatgatttatttcttttattactgATGTGCATCTAATGGGCAATATATTTAGAAAAGATGTTTTCCCTAGAACTAATTTGATTTCCCACGAATCCTTTAGTTGAGCTGCTAGTCCCCGCACATCTCTACTTAATAAGTTAACAGGCTTGggagttaaataattttttcactATAAAGCTTTCCAGTGTTCTTTTTTCATTGTTAGATAcgttgaaaataaaacaatccaaCTGGCGTGTGttaagaatgaaataaaaactttcattgtaaaaaaaaaagtgtgttctGTGTTAATTATGTGAACTAAATCAAACACAGAAACATattcttttacatgttttatgaaCAGATTGCCCCTTGGTTATTAAATGCGCTGTAAACTGGAATGTTTGGTTGTATACttaaacttccctttaacattTCTCAAACACAGCGCAAGGATTTTTCCAGTGAATCTGTCCTCTTCGCATTGTTTCAGGGACAGAAAGGAGACCCCGGAAGAATCGGTCCTGTTGGACCCGCAGGAGCGCAGGGATCTCCCGGTCTCCCCGGACCTCCTGGCTTACCTGCCACAGGTACAACCGGATTCAAATCCCCCCTCGATTTAAAGCAGATGTAATTGTCGGGGAGTTTACAGAAACACTTTGACTGAAAATCCGTCGAAGGCTGACAGAAATCAGAAGAAGAAAGCGAGCTTTAGAGCAATGAAGGACGTATCAGCAGTGGTCTTACATAGCGGTAAAGAAATCTGAGCTCCCGAGTTGAAACTGGAGGCTGTGATGATGACATCATGTGGCTAAAGTGAGTTTACACATGGCAGGCCTCCCTGCCGTTTAGAAAATATTATGTCACCACGTAATGAAAGGGACATTTATCTTGTGTGCTGATTTAGTCTGCCTCTTGATAGATTAATCATTGATACCGTCTATAATGACTTCTGGTATTTAAATCCCCTCCGATGGCTCGCACTCTGAGTTATTGATCGTCTTTAGCTTATTCACGCTGCAAAATGTTGGTGTGCGCCAAACGCCGGCCCCGGACAGGTCTTTCACTGCTGGTGGTTTAcgcttttatttgtgttttcataaatatatacagtcgtattcaacaaattagaatatttagctaaaaaaaaaaagaacaaaaaacacagcatttaagatttgaaaatagcatcagaaaaattaaaaaagcaatatttttcatgcagaaatggaggcttaatgaaaagtaggtTTAATACCAGCTTAAAggttgcttttaattttcaaaaggaacttttaatttgacaaacagGCCTCTTTGAAATGCATATTCCAATTTACTGAAGGTGACTGCATGTAGATAAAtcctctgtttttgttctgctaGGACTCTACATGGTTGGAACTAAAGGTGCTCGAGGTCCACCGGGTCCTCCTGGCAGGTGCGGCTGCGGCGCCCTCAGCACTTCAACGTTTGATGATTATGCCCACGCAGGAAACTATCCCAAAGTGCCTGTGGTGAGGAAAATGTTGcactgctgtgaaaaagatGCTGTGGGAATAAGGCAGTAAATAGCACAAAAACTCAAAGTCAAATGTTTTTGATACACTATTTGCTTTAgttatgtacagcacattgCAAAAGTGTTTATACCCCCACCCACCACTTTACAAactaaaaagtatttaaatgcgggttgaaggtgaacctccgctcCGGTATTGAGTGTTTTGTCGCCGTAGctggttttcttccagtcaTTCCCTGCTTTTAGCTCCATTCACCTTAACTCTgtccagcttctctgtccctgctgaagaaaagcatccccacagcatgacgctgcctcCACCGTGCCTTATCATGGAGATGACGTGCTCAGCCGATCTGCACTGTTAGTTTTCTTCTTGAGGcgctgggttttatttaacGGTATTGGCGCACAATGccttccaggttttttttttagatttttactaGTAAACAAAAAACTTGTTGATCtatgacataaaatcctaataaaatgcaTCAGTTAAGGGCTGCAAGAagatgtgtgaaaatgtttcagggAAATGCATTTCCTCTAAAATATATcagacaaaacatgtttttactgtTGGGTTTTTAGTTATTAAGAGGAATATATCAGTTtagtggaggatttttttttaacctttatgtCACCAGGAAAGCCTCACTGAgatcaaaatatattttccaagAGTGTCCTTGCCAAGACAGCAACAAAACATATTCAagcaattaaaattttaaacaattttaaaaccatacattaaaaaaaatccaataactTAATAAAATCCCCAAATCAGGCGAAACGTTTACAGACAGGTGTCGCTATGTCACCCAGCATTTTCTTAATAATGTCCAGAGAAACCAGGCTATGGCGCTTCAGGTCTTTCTGCAGCTGACTCCAAGCAAAGGGAGCTGCGTATGAAAAAGGCCTTCTCCCCATTTCACTTCTCACCCTCGggactgaaaataataaaaactcctGAGAGCGAAGGCTGTTCGACCCCAAGCTCTTCAAGTGGAGTAGAGTTGAGAGGTAGGAGGGAAGAAGACCAATGACAGCTTTGTTAATAGTTAAGATTTGAACACGAAGGTACCGCGATGCTTACCCTAACCAGACTGAAGTCAGCCATGAAAATGCACTGAATGTTGCAAACATGAATCGTTTCCTTCCAGATATTCGTGGTGAGTGATGAGGAAGAACTGGAGCGCCTCAACACTGACAACGCCCTCGCATTCCGAAAGGACCAGAGATCCCTCTATTTCAAAGACATTGATGGCTGGCTGCCAATCCAGGTGTCTGGTTCTCCTCTGAGCTCACAGAAAAGTTCATTCAGACAcgttttcctttctcttcaaGTCACTAAaactctccaaaaaaaaaagacttttccaTTCCAGATGACGCCCTTCCAGTCCATGGAAAATGCGCCCGACGACGAGGGTTACTGCGGCGACGGGATAGTGCAGATCTCCAGCGGCGAGGAGTGCGACGACCGCAACAGAGTTGTCACCGACGGCTGCGTCAGTAAGTCCACGTGAAACGCTGTTTATCAGGCCCGCCTAACCTGACCGCACGAATAACCTGACCTCCGCCCCGCTGCGGGCTCATCTTACTGCAGAGTGTAAACACGCCTACTGCGGAGACGGATACCGCTACGAAGGGGTTGAAGAGTGCGACGGAAAAGACTTTGGATACCAAACCTGTAACTCATATCTTCCAGGGTGAGTACAAAATACGCCTGTGGTTGACAGCGCTGCGCTAAAGTCTGAAGTCGGTGCTCATTTCTTCACGTTTCAGCACCAATGAGAGAGATCTCCACCCAAACTATAAAAACTGGCCTACAGTTCTTTGGATTTCGCTGCTCTTTACTTGTTTCTCTCTATATATAGTTGACTTTCAGAggcatttttttctatttgtttgtAAAGCCAATTAACTCAAACACGAAAAAAAACCTCCAtacttaaaatatgaaccagTGTCCCACAGTGTCTTGAAAAGTATTCGTTTCCcttgaagatttttttgatgccattttatgtgataaagcAGCACAAAGTTTTGCATTATGATGTAGTGggaataaaacaatttatttaaaacattgttaGAGGTTAAAAACCTGCAGCCTgcattcctcttcctccctcctgAGTCAGTGCTTGGTAGGACAACCATTCACCGCCGTTACACCTGTTTTATAGCTATGCTGTGTTCTCCACCACAAAATACCTCTGAAATctagagactgacattttttgcagatttctctttttaaaatagcTCAGGCTCcctcagattggatggagagcatcatTATGTTCAAATCTAGCTCTAGATTCTCAACTGGATAGAAGTCTGCAGTTTCAAAAAGGGCTAGAACAGCGTTTATGAGATTGTTACATTGTTTGGTATTTACGTTATTTATAGtaacctaactctgctttaaacatctccataACTGTATACCTGTCCTGGGTACCTCCTTGGTCTTTAACTTTACAAATACTCTGTAACAAACAGCTGGATTCATGCTAATGCTAAATTACATTAAGGGGTTTATCAAGTAGTCGACTTCTGAACgtcacttgattttatttagggctatTTAGCCAATGGGGCCCCAGTTCTAATTAcgacactttttagattttgtttttagcagaaaaaaaatcctccttgTACTTACAGTTCACATTTATGCCTTTTTTGTGCGTTGACCTACGTagtaaaaatcccaataaaacacatttagttTTGTCGCTTTGACACAGGGCAAAGTTTAAGAACCTTGAAGGATTTTGCGAGGCAACAGAACAAATGTTAAGACTGGATCTTCAGGCAACCGGTTACTGTcggcagtggcggttctagaccaaatttaccaggggggccaaggtggggccagtgttttttcacaagggcacagaacaaaggaatgaaacaataaaatggcaatatttaactgtgtaataatattaagtgaagCACTTGTGGCTCGGGAACTGCTgatttcagacccctgatctagcagttgaaaactttggccccagctcaatacagctaaagctaaacgtgaaacatcttaatttttatatccttcttagagtaaaactgtattggtaaaaaataaaattggtcaaagtgaccaaccagttatggtttctttgccattgcaagtAATTAttagaagtgtatttaatgttatgtctttagtacaggggccataacaggtctagaaccgcccatgACTGTCGGTATGCTGCAAAGACACGTATATGACTTTTAATCTgcattgaatgttttttttttttgttttttttttaggcctgACATTTCCTCATTTTTAAGCACACACAGCACATTAGGCTAACACACAGCAAAAGAAAGTGCATAAAAAAGGagccaaagtccaaagaaagCAGCACTTTAAGGGGTACCGAGAAAGTTTGGCCCCTACAGCacaaatacaaagaaattagGGCGGAGTAAAAGAACAGTACTGCATGCGTTAATGTATGATAACTAACAATAATCTGGAActaagtgcttttttttttctcctacaaTTATAGGTCTTATGGGTACCTGAAGTGCACACCACACTGTGTTATCGACTCTACAAACTGCAAATTCTTCACATGAGGAGGAGTCGGGATTGTGCAGCCAGATCCTTTGTGTGCCGCTGCTTGACAAGTGATAGGACTGCTTTCATGCaaacaacagacaaaaaaaaaagaagaatgctCTGAAAAAGCAAATGACTCCTTAAGAAGAGGAAACAAATGTTCTACagtgaaaatgacaaaaaaaacaaaaaaaacctgacataTATGTACAAATGCACACATAACtcatctgtttttctctgtggcGACGCCCCCCTGCGACGGAAGGCGAAAATCTGCTCGTCGGAAACTTGCAGGACAGCTGCTCTGTGTCTTAACAAGCCGGACTTCAACGGGCCTCCTCGCCGCGCCGCACCGGACCGCAGCCAAAACCTTTCTGAATGCAGCGGCTGTGCGACGGCCGCGCGGGCCTAATTAAGAGGAACCGGGACGGatttcagagaagcagcagctggaacagaggTGCATTTATCCTGACCCGgttacaaaacacaaaaacaaaaaaaaaaggaaacaaaatgggAGGGAGGGAGTGGGACATCCAGAGATATTCTACTGCAGGGTGAATGACAGCAAACAGCTCTTGCATGAAGCTGGGCCAAGACTACGTTTAACTTACCACAACATTAGCAACAGAGTCGGCCTCTGACGCTGCAAGGCAACCAGACCCACCCTGCTGTTTACCTATGTTGCCAGGactctctctttgttttttttttttgtttttttttactgtactCACTCCGTATCAAGACGTTCTGGATGTTCAAACCAGACTGTCTCTGCAAACACAGGTGATTCACAAGGTCCAAAAACCTTCAGACGTCGACTTTAGCTTTGGTATAAGTCAAAAAACGGTCTGAAGATTTCAGAAATCAAAAAGTACTCAGGAACAGGTGTAGCTCCACACATGCCTCACTGTGTTTCTTGTTCAAAACCAATGGCTCTGACTGTACTCTGACGCACACAGGGaactcaaacaaaaaaagctctGACACACGTACAATATGCAACCGCGCGTACTCAAGTTCCTCCCCTatgctttaaagcaaaaaaaaacaacaacgacaagaaaaaaaaaagatgtgaaggCTTGAAACTGTTAATGCTCTTAATTTTCCCTCATTGCAGAGAACCAGTCGGACGTATCTGTAGCTGCTAAGGGGAAGGAACTAAAAATTCCTATTTTCTGTTCTAAGGTCATTACTGTATCTACTCAATACCTCTTTATCCAGTTTATTTGTCTTACAAAGCAACAGAGAAACTCATCGGTATCCTTAACTGCGTAGCTGTAGTCTGCTGCGTGCTGCAAACATTACTGTGCTGATATAAGCTGACGTTTTTCCATAAGCTACTGTACGAGTCGCcgtttttcctttccttttcctttccCTGAGCTCAGACTGTTAATGCAGCCTGTCTGCATGCGTAGCGGTGTTAAAATGCACCACTTTCGTCGGGCGTCGTTTTGTCAGTCACCCTTTTTGCATTCACTGGCACACAGCGGGTGTCTTAAAAGAGTGGCCCCCGTCCCCCGAAGTAGCCCATTACTGTATGTACGACGAACCTCGTAGTGATGAACTGTGCCACGAACCAAGATGAGATGCTGTTAGAACACTGTGCCGTGACTGTTGTGtccgtgtgtgtgtttctgtgtatgcACAACAATGCTGGAACATGCATGTGGTAACGTACTGTACCGCCCGGCTTTGTGaagttgttgttattattattattattattattattatcatcgtTGTCATTATGCACTGTGACCGGGATTCATGTTGTTTCATTGTTCCGATATGATTTTTACCGTAGCTGTGGGGAGATtctgagaaaaagactcaaataAAAAGAGGATTTCAATTGTTTCAGTGCGATCGATGACCCGATGGAGATGCTGCTGCTGACGTCTCAGCATCAAATGTAGAAAGAAAAGGTACTTAAGCTGGTTCATTAAATGAGTGTTGAATTAGACATATGGTAAAAACACTGTTTATCACTTTATtcagacctgaaaaaaaaaatgaagtccCATTCCTTAGTTAGGAGCCCTGAAGAAAGTACCTCAGTAAGTCCCATCCGAGTGGATTCTGCACCCAGAGACCATCTCAGGGCAATAAAAGGTGAAAACGGGCAGCGGGCCAGAATTGCAGCCGAGACGCTTGGGGCTGGGTGTAACCGTGTAAGTATATTAACATGCTGCTTTCCTTTCCCAAATCACATCAGGACAAATTGTTCGCGGAGATGCCGGGGTAAAAGCTTACCTTGGCGTACTTATCCCGTCCTCTGCGATCCCACCGACCAGGCCAATCGCATTTGTTCCCACAGATGTCCCGACGCAGCAACGAACATCACGCAAACGTTGCCAAAAAGATGCCTTTTGACTATGTGATGAAAGGATATCTGTagtttctcacacacacacacacacacacacacacacacacacaagtccTCAAATCAAAGCACGCAAACCTgtttttgaaaaaggaaaagaaaaagaaattagaCCAGATTTCTCGTTCCGAAAGGTGTAGATCTCAGAGTTAAAATAATAGAGCGGTCATTTGTTATGAGCCCACAGAGAGTAGAGCATAGCTGTgtagtggaagaaaaacaatacaACTATGGAGGAGTTGCTGATATCCATAACTCAGgtgaagaaacattttaacaagaaaACGTTTAGGGGTACAACCTTGACGGAGGAgtggctaaaaacaaaaagctattTTGTGGAAGGCTTAAGAAGTCAAATTTAAAATTGGCCCTAGGCCACGCAGGAGTCCCTGCAAAAAACATGTGGAAATGAACTTTAGGACTACTGTGAAAATCTGTTGCATGCTGCAAACAACTTCACCCTCCAACAGGACAACGGCaagcatacagccagagctacaatagagtGGTTTAGAGTACAAAGCATTTATTATTTAGAACAGCctggtcaaagtccagacccagatccagttgagaatctgtggcgaGACTTAAATCTGAGAGAACTGGGGCCATCTGGCAAAGAAGAACGGGCTGAAAAGTCAGCCTCCGGATGTGCAAATAAAATAGGGACCTGCAGCTGCGACAGCACCAAGAGGTGCTTCTGCAAAGCATTGCCTCCCGGggagctgaacacaaatgcatgccaaACATTTAGATATTTGCTCAGAAAGGAAAATTGGAACAATGCATAATTTTaactatgcactactttgtgttggtctaccacaACCCAGTCCAAACGGAACATGCTGAGGTTTGTGGTAGTAACATAAACTCTTACAAGCATTACGTTGACAAActgataaaataattttctccCTCTATTGCAACGTTACAGGCCTGTGGGACAaggggccaaaaaaaaaaaaaaaaaaaaaaaagaagagagcagGCTGATCACTGGCCAAGAGACCATCTATGACCTACGGGGAGGAATTGCCGGCACGCTGGCAGACGTGTTCTTGTCAAGGACACAAAGCCTAAATACTCGTTTGACAAAATCACGAGAGACTACAAAGTAATCGCCGACAGCTGTGTAGACAGACTACAACACCTCTGCCCTATCTACCAtctgttaaacatgttttagcAGGTTATCCCTGTTAAACAGTGCAGCTCCTGCTAGTCCCCAACATAACTGAAACATTGTTTAAATACgtacattttatttggtttaagcACCTGGAGGTCTTAATTGTGAACCCGTGACTCGCTGTTACCCTGGGATAGACGGGGGAAATGTTCTTTGAGCCACTActtaaaatggaaaacacaAGAGAACACGTTATTTACGTTAAACTTCTTTAGTCCGGAAATGACTACAAGAAAACGATTATTCACCGAAGTGTGTCAAATTTCTAGAAAGATAAATAACTTGGTTGTTTTTTACTGACTGGAACTACGATAAAAACACGACTGGGGAAAGAAACAGGTTTAAGGTGAGGAAGACTCCAACAAGAGGTAGAAAAATATCCAAACGTTCACAGTTAGGGAATTGCAGCATCACCAAGTCTCCACAAGAGATGCAATCTACCAGCCAACTGGTTGGATCATTTCTCTCCTCCCGTTATAAACATGAAGAAATGGCGATTTGGTCAGATCAGACACCAATGTAAACGTTGTTACGGCTTcccactgaataaatgcacTAAGATTAAATATCACTGCAATTGCAGAGGTCTACAATTTTTGGCtttgtaacaattagtgaattacaCATcttttaggtgttggtaaaatgtttaaggTGGGTTTGcatccacatggaagggaagacagttgcagcagtgagataatctaattgtattacttgttttggagtttgtataatcatacatagcattaagaacaggtcaatcagtttaatacatagacttgcttgttggttggactttatgttcaacaaggattgatgtccaattaaattaaaagctgttctcttgaataatattctgatcaatagaaacattaaaagttcttgtttaaaatactccttgtttacaaacatctttatttagaggccatttttgttgcttgtgattaatgcagagaaaagtcaaaattgcaatataggtttaaatatattgtaggcagaacgcaatcattactgctctgagtttagatgctgtgggtcttttagcaactaatccgcacggcgaggaaacaaattgatttgttgtttgtatatatttaaaaacacatgataaattaaacttgggagaaaaaaaaaattgcattaaatcgcaatattaagaaaaaaaaaaaaatcgcaattagattattttccaaaatcgttcagccctaatcgTGAGCAACCATTTCTTGCTTCTTGCAAGTTTAAAGAGGTGATAAAAGGAATATTATGTAAAGAGATTCATTTTCTCTTTAACACTTTGTTTAGAAGAGTGACAGAGTTGTGCTTCTTAAACCCGAATAAATGTGCAGCGGTTCTACCTGAAAGGGTTATGAGTGACCCATGGGGCGATGAGCTGCCCTCCATGTTGGCAGTGCCAGTAAACCAGACCGGaggcatatttttaaataaagttgcaGCAGATCTAGAGCTCTTCAATCATATTTATTGGGTAAAAATCAAATAGCATCTTATAAACATTCATACAAAGCATTTCCTTTTTTGGGGGAGGGGTTGTAATATTACAACAGCACAATACCTATGACCCTCATATGCTACCGAAAAACGTGTCTGCTGCACAACTTCTACGAAAACCTTTAATGAGGTTTACAAGCAGTTTTATGTCATTCACAGTTATTGTGCCACACAGTTAGTCCTCACCGCAAAACCCAACCCGGCATTGC is from Fundulus heteroclitus isolate FHET01 chromosome 3, MU-UCD_Fhet_4.1, whole genome shotgun sequence and encodes:
- the colq gene encoding acetylcholinesterase collagenic tail peptide isoform X1 — protein: MALLTIGVCLPLWFSYCLAQSSFLDSFLSFPAALRSQEQQKRFNPCCLLSPPPPPLFPPPPSLWRRYTLEEDGSHHGTDSGHKSKGSACVQGPAGPAGPPGPQGPPGLPGMRGPKGEKGEIGRPGQKGRTGLPGVPGKQGRPGWPGTPGDKGEKGDPGLMGLPGSRGPIGPRGLPGYKGEKGSRGDRGEHGLKGDKGAAGFPGMLGQKGEMGPKGEPGISGNRGPTGRPGKRGKQGQKGDPGRIGPVGPAGAQGSPGLPGPPGLPATGLYMVGTKGARGPPGPPGRCGCGALSTSTFDDYAHAGNYPKVPVIFVVSDEEELERLNTDNALAFRKDQRSLYFKDIDGWLPIQTFPFQMTPFQSMENAPDDEGYCGDGIVQISSGEECDDRNRVVTDGCVKCKHAYCGDGYRYEGVEECDGKDFGYQTCNSYLPGSYGYLKCTPHCVIDSTNCKFFT
- the colq gene encoding acetylcholinesterase collagenic tail peptide isoform X2; this encodes MALLTIGVCLPLWFSYCLAQSSFLDSFLSFPAALRSQEQQKRFNPCCLLSPPPPPLFPPPPSLWRRYTLEEDGSHHGTDSGHKSKGSACVQGPAGPAGPPGPQGPPGLPGMRGPKGEKGRTGLPGVPGKQGRPGWPGTPGDKGEKGDPGLMGLPGSRGPIGPRGLPGYKGEKGSRGDRGEHGLKGDKGAAGFPGMLGQKGEMGPKGEPGISGNRGPTGRPGKRGKQGQKGDPGRIGPVGPAGAQGSPGLPGPPGLPATGLYMVGTKGARGPPGPPGRCGCGALSTSTFDDYAHAGNYPKVPVIFVVSDEEELERLNTDNALAFRKDQRSLYFKDIDGWLPIQTFPFQMTPFQSMENAPDDEGYCGDGIVQISSGEECDDRNRVVTDGCVKCKHAYCGDGYRYEGVEECDGKDFGYQTCNSYLPGSYGYLKCTPHCVIDSTNCKFFT